A window from Zingiber officinale cultivar Zhangliang chromosome 7A, Zo_v1.1, whole genome shotgun sequence encodes these proteins:
- the LOC122001630 gene encoding transcription factor MYBS3-like, whose product MTRRCSHCNHDGHNSRTCPNRGVKLFGVRLDGSVRKSASMGNLSLLAGSSGGASPADGPEPGGGSAGDGYASEDFVKGSSSSCRDRKKGTPWTEEEHRMFLLGLQKLGKGDWRGISRNFVVSRTPTQVASHAQKYFIRKSNMTRRKRRSSLFDMVPDEPLEPQLFPMSLQESELQSNKPPPIPPTLNEECESMDSNDSMLGETVVPIPEAPQSTYTMVLPTYYPPFLQFASPYWPGGTSETPDQAHEIIKPTAVHSKSPINVEELVGMSKLSIGDNGGETVSLSSSLGLLSGSKRQSAFHANPFPKART is encoded by the exons ATGACGCGGCGGTGTTCCCACTGCAACCACGACGGGCACAATTCGCGGACGTGCCCCAACCGCGGAGTCAAGCTTTTCGGCGTGCGGCTCGACGGATCCGTGCGGAAGAGCGCCAGCATGGGGAACCTCTCCCTCCTCGCCGGATCCAGCGGAGGCGCGTCTCCGGCCGACGGACCGGAACCGGGCGGCGGATCCGCGGGGGATGGGTACGCCTCGGAGGATTTCGTGAAGGGTTCGTCCTCCAGCTGCCGCGACCGGAAGAAGG GTACTCCTTGGACAGAAGAAGAGCATAGAATGTTCTTACTTGGCTTGCAAAAGCTTGGCAAAGGTGACTGGCGAGGCATATCTCGCAATTTTGTGGTGTCAAGAACACCCACTCAAGTAGCTAGCCATgctcaaaaatattttattcgCAAATCCaacatgacaagaagaaaaagaagatcgAGCCTTTTCGATATGGTACCTGATGAG CCCCTTGAACCACAACTGTTTCCAATGAGCCTCCAAGAATCAGAGTTACAAAGCAACAAGCCACCTCCAATACCTCCAACTCTGAACGAGGAATGCGAGTCGATGGATTCTAATGACTCGATGTTGGGAGAAACAGTTGTCCCAATTCCAGAAGCTCCCCAGAGCACTTACACCATGGTACTCCCAACATATTATCCCCCATTTCTTCAATTTGCATCCCCTTACTGGCCCGGAGGTACATCAGAGACCCCAGATCAAGCACATGAAATTATAAAGCCAACAGCAGTGCATTCAAAGTCACCCATAAACGTCGAAGAGCTCGTAGGTATGTCAAAACTGAGTATAGGCGACAACGGGGGAGAAACGGTGTCTTTATCGTCTTCACTAGGTTTGCTCAGCGGGTCAAAGAGACAATCTGCCTTCCATGCAAATCCATTCCCGAAGGCTCGCACTTGA
- the LOC122001632 gene encoding GATA transcription factor 4-like, which produces MAPEREMPAAACYSANFVSANLLQPPNQNDSFLAAADADAHRFSSFSGQSFFSAAVDCNTEFYSTAEKSGTAEGSSLSTPFQAEQSPLDLYVPQCEDEAELEWLSRFMEESSFCDVPDIAPPRSCAAARSKRPRSAAWASLALSSPSSSSSSSNEFSSDGSGRRKNGSGRAAPRRCTHCESEKTPQWRTGPLGPKTLCNACGVRYKSGRLVPEYRPAASPTFVLAQHSNSHRKVMELRRQKELFLLPRPQHSHPDASSAAQPEILLDDGGVC; this is translated from the exons ATGGCGCCAGAGAGGGAGATGCCGGCGGCGGCTTGTTACTCCGCCAACTTTGTCTCTGCCAACCTTCTTCAACCTCCGAATCAAAATGATTCTTTTCTGGCCGCCGCCGACGCCGACGCCCACCGATTTTCTTCCTTTTCCGGCCAGAGTTTCTTCTCCGCGGCTGTTGATTGTAACACCGAATTTTACTCGACGGCGGAGAAGTCTGGAACCGCAGAGGGTAGCTCCTTGTCCACTCCTTTCCAGGCGGAGCAGAGTCCGCTCGATCTTTATGTTCCG CAATGCGAGGACGAAGCGGAGCTCGAGTGGTTGTCTCGGTTCATGGAGGAGTCTTCTTTCTGCGATGTCCCCGACATCGCGCCGCCGCGGTCATGCGCAGCGGCCCGGAGCAAGCGCCCTCGGTCCGCCGCCTGGGCCTCCTTGGCGCTGAGCTCGCCGTCTTCGTCGTCCTCTTCCTCCAACGAGTTTTCCTCGGACGGATCTGGGCGGAGGAAGAATGGGAGCGGCAGGGCGGCGCCGAGGCGGTGCACTCACTGCGAGTCGGAGAAGACGCCACAGTGGAGGACGGGCCCGCTGGGGCCCAAGACGCTGTGCAACGCGTGCGGAGTGAGGTACAAATCCGGGCGGCTTGTGCCGGAGTACCGGCCTGCAGCGAGTCCCACCTTCGTCCTCGCGCAGCACTCCAACTCCCACCGCAAGGTCATGGAGCTGCGGCGCCAGAAGGAGCTCTTCCTCCTCCCACGCCCCCAGCACAGCCACCCAGACGCTTCCTCCGCCGCACAGCCGGAGATTCTACTCGACGACGGCGGCGTCTGCTGA